The nucleotide window agtgtCGGTACAGCCCCAGgtcatcacactaccaccaccgtgTCTGActggtggtgtgatggtctttttctgaaatgctgtattACATGTACGCCGGATGTAACGAAAAAAACCTCAAGTTTCGTCTCGTCAGTCCAGAaaatattctcccaaaggttttgggaatcattcagatttatttattcatttatttatttttgcaagagGAGGGGCTAGTCTTTCTTTTGGTAATTTTGCTGCTTGTGGTGTCACAGAAAACAAAAGTCTGTGGgtcgtaaaaaaacaaatcaaaagtgCTCTAAAGCGGCTTTGTAAATGACTGGCAGTGAACGACTTAAGTGAACTACACACATTCCGACAATCGTGCCATATTTAAGCATTTTCCTCCTCCTGACTGAAGTCGGCAAAGGCCCGCATCTCTTTcactacaaaaaataaaattaaaaatcggTTAAGAACCAGACTTTATCGGTCCCCGTTTTTATCCACATAGGTGTAAAATACTTACATTGTAGATAGTCATCATGGTCTTGTATTTTCATTGCAGACCAGTTGAGTCAATGCTGCAAAGCTTTCACTTTGTTgagtgaataataaaaaaagatagtGCGTTGTGCTTTTAAATCACAAATCATCGTGTGATCTTGTTTTGTCCCTCTGGTGGATTCACGCGTTCACTGATGCGCGTTCATTCGTCTCGATTCACATTTTTCTGCGGCGTTCTTCTTAAACGGGAGGGATTTTAATCTAAATTGAAAGCCCGAAGCGTACGCACGCTCGCTGGCTTGCTGGCCCGCCGGCTAAACTGTAAATAATAACGCCAAAGTTTTTCTAATCTCTGGTAATTGAAGCAAATGGCTTTTTGCGCGGCGGCGGCACGGAGATTTGTCGCACGtaacattcatttttatttacgaCGTGGGCTGAGCGGCGTAATGAGTGAGGAGGCACGCTTAATTGAAACGGCGAGGGTGTCTGTTCGAGAAGGCATTCGAGGCAGCCCACATATTAATTGACAGACAGGAAGTGCCGTCTCCGAGGTTGATACAAGTAATTTATTACTTCTGAAACCAGCACCGCCGCCGCAACGTGCTTcattaatttcacatttatttttaatttcaagCTGTTGCCCCttgagaggaagaagaagaaggtggcgAGTTATGTttgaacccccccacccccccatccaTCCCTGATTCTCTTGCTGCTAATGTTCTACAGTGCAGAACAAAGACTGGATTCTGAGAGTGtctgcaaacttttttttggcaGGAAGTAGTTGGCTTCTGATAACAGAGAGAATTTTGTTTTGGGGTAATCGGAGTTGAGACTTTACGTCATTGCAGTCAGTAACAGTGTACTGCAGAGTTGTCCTTACCTTTTCCACTgagggccacatacagaaaaatgggaggaatagcgggggtccacttgGGAAAAGCGGTCTAAATCTCAGCTTGTTGTTTGGTGAGAAAGCAAAAAGTTATTAGTACAGTATGAGTGTGATATCTtgtaacattccaaaaatatattttaaaaaagtgtgatatcttgctccccccccccgcctcttGGTTTCAGTTCGCGCTCTGCAacggtgtgaatgtgccctgtgattcaCTGGCGGCCCGTCAGAGGTGTAGTCCAAAGTTAGATGGGATatgcggtgtggaaaatggatgcatggactTTGCGTCATTTCTGACGAATGCTCCTCTTTGTTTCTTCGTAGCATACGTCCCCGAAGATGAGAAGGAAGCGGCACTGCTGGACGAGAACCTGGACGGCGAAGACTCAGCCCAAGAAATGGAGGAACCCGCTGCCAAATTCCTGTGTCGGGACGCAAATGACGGACCAGGGTCTGGGCCCGAGTTCCATGATTCGCCAACTGCTGCTGACTTCTCTGGCCAGGAGATGGACAGCGAGTCTCACCTGAGCGAATCCAGCGACGGGATGTCCGACTTTGAGAGCCTGCCGCTTAAAACAGAGGAGGACATTCTCCTTTTTAAAGACCCTGCCAGTGTATTGTCGTTGTCCTCTACTGCCATGGCGGCCGCGGACAACGCGGCCACGCCAGGGAGAGGTGATGAAGCCGTGCTTTCCGGCTCCGTTCTTTCCACCTCCAACTCCGTGGCTGACAGCCTGGAGAAGATGAAGGCCATCTACACGTCTTTCTTGACCAACTCCTACTGGTCCACCGTGAACCTGAACCTGAGCCACCCACCCCAGGAGAAGCCCCCTCGCAGCCACAGTAACAGCAGTAGtagcagtagcagcagcagctgcggTAGCGCGGGTACGACTGGCACCAGACAGCCGTCGCCAAAACCCTCCAGCAGGCTTCACAGAACCACCAAAACCGACTGGCCATGACCCAGCACCCCGCAGTGGCCGTGTCGGCAGCTTCCGCTGAGCCGAGCCTGTTCAGCACTGTGCAGCTTTACCGCCAGAGCTCCAAACTCTACGGATCCATCTTCACCGGCGCCAGCAAGTTCCGCTGCAAGGACTGCAGTGGAGCATACGACACCCTGGTGGAGCTCACGGTGCACATGAACGAGACCGGACACTACCGGGATGACAACCACGAGGTGGACAGGGAGGGGACCAGGCGCTGGTCCAAACCAAGGAAGCGCTCCTTGCTGGAGATGGAAGGCAAGGAGGATGCGCAGAAGGTTCTGAAGTGCATGTACTGCGGGCATTCCTTTGAGTCGCTTCAGGATTTAAGCGTCCACATGATTAAGACCAAACACTACCAAAAAGTGCCACTGAAGGAGCCCGTGACTCCGGTGGCGGCTAAGATCATCTCGGCAAGAAAAAGAGCTCCCGTGGAGCTGGACGTACCCAGCTCGCCAGACTCCAATGGAGGGGCCACGCCCAAGCTGGCCTCCCTGGCTGACGCCAATGAGCTTCTCCAGAGGACGGCCCACCCATACATCACACCCAACAACCGCTACGGGCACCAGAACGGCGCCAGCTACGCCTGGCAGTTTGAGTCGCGGAAATCGCAGATCCTCAAGTGCATGGAGTGTGGCAGCTCGCACGACACCCTGCAGGAGCTGACTGCACACATGATGCTGACTGGACACTTCATCAAAGTCACCAACTCGGCAATCAAGAGGGGCAAACCCATCATCGAGACGCCCAGCCCGGCACTGACGCCGACTGTGGAAGAGAAGGTGCAGTCAGTTCCTCTGGCTGCCACTGCCTTCTCGCCGCCACCTGCCCCAGTTCTCCCTCCCACCAGCGTCTCACCCGATACCATGGCTGTGGAGATCAAaatggaggagaaggaggaggagtgcACTAAAGAATCCATTGTCAACAATAACGCAAACAAGACATCAGGAGGTGAAGAGGAAACCGAGGAGAAGTTTGACATCTCGTCAAAGTACACGTATCTGACTGAGGAGGATCTGGACGCGAGTCCTAAAGGAGGTCTGGACATCCTCAAGTCCTTGGAGAACACGGTGACCTCGGCCATCAACAAAGCCCAGAACGGAGCTCCAAGCTGGGGAGGCTACCCCAGCATTCACGCCGCCTACCAGCTCCCCAACATAATGAAGCTCTCCCTGGGGAACTCAGGGAAGAACTCCTCTCTCAAGTACATGTTCCCCGGGGCAGAGATCCTCTCGCCCACGGGCAAAAGCCAAACGCTGGTGACTCCTCTCAGCCTCCAAACATCGCCGATATCCAAGAACAACTTCCACGCCATGGAGGAGCTTGTCATGAAGGTGACGGAGAAAGTGGCGAAAGTTGAGGAGAAGATGAGGGAGCCAGGCGGCATGGCGAGGTTGTCCCCCATGAGAACCACACCGTCACCGTGCCACAGCGAGGCAGGGGACTCCCACAGAGGAGACTCCCCCAAGGACACCAAAACAGGAGGCTGCAAAACTCCTGAAAATGTGACAAGTCAAACAAACCACAAGGAGTCAAACGGGGATAGCAGTCTGAAGGAACCCACAGAGAATGGCGTGGAGTCAGCGGAGGGGTCACCCCAGCCCGGGTCCCTCTGCGGCAGCACGGCCATCATCACTGACCACCCGCCCCCGGAGCAGCCCTTTGTCAACCCGCTGAGCGCCCTGCAGTCGGTCATGAACGCCCACCTGGGCAAGGCCGCCAAGCCTGCCCTTCCCTCCCTGGATCC belongs to Phyllopteryx taeniolatus isolate TA_2022b unplaced genomic scaffold, UOR_Ptae_1.2 contig_24, whole genome shotgun sequence and includes:
- the tshz3b gene encoding LOW QUALITY PROTEIN: teashirt homolog 3b (The sequence of the model RefSeq protein was modified relative to this genomic sequence to represent the inferred CDS: inserted 1 base in 1 codon), with amino-acid sequence MPRRKQQAPRRAAAYVPEDEKEAALLDENLDGEDSAQEMEEPAAKFLCRDANDGPGSGPEFHDSPTAADFSGQEMDSESHLSESSDGMSDFESLPLKTEEDILLFKDPASVLSLSSTAMAAADNAATPGRGDEAVLSGSVLSTSNSVADSLEKMKAIYTSFLTNSYWSTVNLNLSHPPQEKPPRSHSNSSSSSSSSSCGSXGYDWHQTAVAKTLQQASQNHQNRLAMTQHPAVAVSAASAEPSLFSTVQLYRQSSKLYGSIFTGASKFRCKDCSGAYDTLVELTVHMNETGHYRDDNHEVDREGTRRWSKPRKRSLLEMEGKEDAQKVLKCMYCGHSFESLQDLSVHMIKTKHYQKVPLKEPVTPVAAKIISARKRAPVELDVPSSPDSNGGATPKLASLADANELLQRTAHPYITPNNRYGHQNGASYAWQFESRKSQILKCMECGSSHDTLQELTAHMMLTGHFIKVTNSAIKRGKPIIETPSPALTPTVEEKVQSVPLAATAFSPPPAPVLPPTSVSPDTMAVEIKMEEKEEECTKESIVNNNANKTSGGEEETEEKFDISSKYTYLTEEDLDASPKGGLDILKSLENTVTSAINKAQNGAPSWGGYPSIHAAYQLPNIMKLSLGNSGKNSSLKYMFPGAEILSPTGKSQTLVTPLSLQTSPISKNNFHAMEELVMKVTEKVAKVEEKMREPGGMARLSPMRTTPSPCHSEAGDSHRGDSPKDTKTGGCKTPENVTSQTNHKESNGDSSLKEPTENGVESAEGSPQPGSLCGSTAIITDHPPPEQPFVNPLSALQSVMNAHLGKAAKPALPSLDPMSMLFKMSNSLAEKAAVAASTPPAQAKKSGSDHLGRYFYQPNLSGNDQPMDLTKGKHADKNVLPSATVAVTKASAAVASFMSSSPLKENALSDISDMLRNLTESQAISKASTPTSLSERSDVEGATQEEAEEVSPAQKRKGRQSNWNPQHLLILQAQFASSLRQTTDGKYMMSDLSPQERMHISRFTGLSMTTISHWLANVKYQLRRTGSTKFLKNLDSAHPVFFCSDCASQIRSPSTYVSHLEAHLGFRLRDLAKLSGEQLLGQISHQRLHKGLSDKLLDHLHPSGRPLPSSLSSFPVALPSSLPTLDSAASSPNNDEDEGGGATAHQCKLCNRTFASKHAVKLHLSKTHGKSPEDHLMYVCELDKQ